From one Humulus lupulus chromosome 8, drHumLupu1.1, whole genome shotgun sequence genomic stretch:
- the LOC133796956 gene encoding cytochrome P450 734A1: MGPELLLISWLKLLSVFFIVSVCGLNMVVLLWWRPRKIEDHFSKQGIRGPPYRFFIGNVKELVSMMLTASSQPMPNFSHNILPRVLSFYHHWKKIYGGTFIVWFGATGRLTVSDPDLIREIFTSKSEYYEKNEAHPLIKQLEGDGLLSLKGEKWAHHRKVIAPTFHMENLKSMIPVMATTVVEMLEKWRPSMSDTGEVEIEVSEWFQTLTGDVITRTAFGSSYEEGKAIFKLQAEQMLLASDAFQKVFIPGYRFLPTQRNINSWRLNKVIKKSLMKLIDQRKGTKILNDDSTKIEKVSSYISSGPKDLLGLMIRASDTPSFKSAITPQDIVEECKSFFFAGKQTTSNLLTWTTVLLAMHPQWQVRARDEVLRVCGARDIPTKDDVVKLKTLTMIINESLRLYPPTVATIRRAKTDVELGGYKIPRGTELLIPILAVHHDLATWGNDANEFNPARFSDGVARAAKHPLAFIPFGLGVRTCIGQNLAVLHAKLALAIILQRFRFKLSPSYQHAPTVLILLHPQHGAPIIFQRFEEEEGKVVEPASPKE, encoded by the exons ATGGGGCCGGAACTACTGTTGATCTCTTGGCTGAAGCTTCTGTCCGTATTCTTCATAGTGAGTGTTTGTGGGCTGAACATGGTAGTGTTGCTTTGGTGGAGACCAAGGAAAATCGAAGACCATTTCTCAAAGCAAGGGATCAGAGGACCCCCTTATCGTTTTTTCATTGGGAATGTTAAAGAGCTAGTGTCCATGATGCTTACAGCCTCCTCTCAGCCCATGCCTAATTTCTCCCACAACATACTCCCAAGAGTCCTTTCTTTCTACCATCACTGGAAGAAAATTTATG GTGGAACATTCATAGTGTGGTTCGGAGCCACGGGTCGGCTGACCGTATCCGACCCGGATTTGATCCGAGAAATATTCACATCCAAGTCTGAATACTACGAGAAAAATGAGGCTCACCCGCTTATTAAGCAGCTTGAAGGCGATGGCCTCTTAAGCCTTAAAGGCGAAAAATGGGCTCACCATCGGAAAGTCATCGCTCCAACTTTTCACATGGAGAATCTCAAG TCGATGATACCTGTGATGGCAACAACTGTGGTGGAAATGCTGGAGAAATGGCGGCCCTCCATGTCCGATACCGGCGAGGTTGAAATCGAAGTTTCCGAGTGGTTTCAAACCCTAACTGGGGACGTAATAACCAGAACCGCTTTTGGAAGTAGCTACGAAGAAGGAAAAGCTATTTTTAAGCTCCAAGCTGAACAAATGCTTCTCGCCTCCGATGCTTTCCAGAAAGTTTTCATCCCCGGTTACAG ATTTTTACCAACTCAGAGGAACATAAATTCATGGAGACTTAATAAAGTGATAAAGAAGTCACTAATGAAGCTGATTGATCAGAGGAAAGGGACGAAGATATTGAATGATGATTCGACAAAGATTGAAAAGGTGAGTAGTTATATTAGTAGTGGTCCTAAGGATTTGCTTGGGCTGATGATTCGGGCGTCGGATACGCCGTCGTTTAAGAGCGCCATAACGCCACAGGACATAGTGGAGGAGTGTAAGAGTTTCTTCTTTGCGGGGAAACAGACCACATCCAACCTGCTGACGTGGACGACGGTTCTGCTAGCGATGCACCCACAATGGCAGGTACGGGCACGTGACGAGGTGCTTAGGGTCTGTGGAGCACGTGACATACCCACTAAGGATGATGTTGTCAAGCTCAAGACG CTGACCATGATAATAAACGAATCACTTCGCTTATACCCGCCAACGGTGGCCACAATCAGACGGGCCAAAACTGACGTGGAACTAGGTGGTTACAAGATTCCGCGTGGCACGGAGCTCTTGATTCCAATCTTAGCCGTTCATCACGATCTGGCGACGTGGGGTAATGACGCGAACGAGTTCAACCCGGCTCGATTCTCCGACGGCGTGGCTCGAGCTGCCAAACACCCATTGGCTTTCATACCCTTCGGTCTTGGGGTCCGAACCTGCATCGGCCAAAACCTCGCCGTCCTCCACGCCAAGCTAGCGCTGGCGATCATACTCCAACGGTTCAGATTTAAGCTCTCCCCGAGCTACCAACACGCACCGACGGTCCTGATTCTTCTTCATCCCCAGCACGGCGCGCCGATCATATTCCAGCGCTTTGAAGAGGAAGAGGGGAAAGTGGTGGAGCCCGCAAGTCCTAAAGAGTAA